In Pseudobacteroides sp., one DNA window encodes the following:
- a CDS encoding staygreen family protein produces the protein MIKLNPEKLYLELRSGVTLTEPILGRRYTLTHSDTTAELFLTIGPMYAYDKISRMRDEVIAEWRLYNGYPYLHVYVHVNGQSGSAEASVRNEIFRRELPLALEAIRYGDRRFFKEYPCLDNAPIWIHFGSNDPYYNRFEHWGSPGDYK, from the coding sequence GTGATAAAGTTAAATCCGGAAAAGCTTTATTTAGAACTTAGATCGGGTGTAACACTTACTGAACCCATATTAGGGCGTCGATATACATTGACACACTCTGACACAACAGCAGAGCTGTTTTTGACAATAGGACCTATGTATGCATACGATAAGATTAGTAGAATGAGGGATGAAGTTATTGCGGAGTGGAGATTATATAACGGATATCCCTATTTGCATGTTTATGTTCATGTGAATGGTCAGTCAGGGTCAGCCGAAGCCTCAGTGAGAAATGAAATTTTCAGGCGTGAACTGCCGTTAGCTCTAGAGGCTATCAGGTATGGGGATAGAAGATTCTTTAAGGAGTATCCTTGTCTGGATAATGCACCAATATGGATACATTTTGGCTCTAATGATCCATATTATAATCGGTTTGAGCACTGGGGAAGTCCCGGAGATTATAAGTAA
- a CDS encoding L,D-transpeptidase → MYRIEINTQKRILSLFNDSKLVKHYPVAVGKPSTPTPHGNWTIVKKGLWGEQFGGHFMQLSVPWGIYGIHGTDKPWSISQAVSHGCVRMYSNDAAELYNLIPIGTPVYIY, encoded by the coding sequence ATGTATAGGATTGAAATTAACACACAAAAAAGGATATTATCCCTATTCAATGATAGTAAATTGGTAAAGCATTATCCTGTTGCGGTTGGAAAGCCTTCTACTCCAACTCCGCACGGGAACTGGACAATAGTTAAAAAAGGATTATGGGGTGAACAATTTGGCGGACACTTCATGCAGCTTAGCGTTCCATGGGGGATCTATGGCATTCATGGAACCGATAAGCCTTGGTCCATTTCACAAGCAGTGAGTCATGGATGTGTGAGAATGTATAGTAATGATGCAGCAGAGCTTTATAATCTTATTCCAATTGGCACACCGGTATATATTTATTAA